The following proteins are co-located in the Thermoplasmata archaeon genome:
- a CDS encoding CBS domain-containing protein, with protein sequence MIVLVRDYMVLEVEHLRDTATIGEAIDRLSKSRHHGLPVTDAAGKLVGFVSAKELLRHATERAQPLSGILRPGTYTARPETGLDDAARIMFRFGLRDLPIIDVDDRLCGILSNLDIVRSHFERASPAKADTLKHLLSERYGLPFSFHRGRVTLERLTPTQWKVFEDELEGRRYELERGFAEPVLVVQKGDAWILVDGHHRALAAREMGLPQLQAFILTCDQPEAFGRVETGFERLAREHHLRTIDDIEIDRSAHHPLIEVTTQLIRRFEAGAAHDAPSAP encoded by the coding sequence ATGATCGTCCTCGTCCGGGACTACATGGTGCTCGAGGTCGAGCACCTGCGGGACACGGCGACGATCGGGGAGGCGATCGACCGACTCTCGAAGAGCCGGCACCACGGCCTGCCCGTCACCGACGCCGCGGGCAAGCTCGTGGGCTTCGTGAGTGCGAAGGAGCTCCTCCGGCACGCCACCGAGCGCGCGCAGCCGCTGAGCGGCATCCTCCGGCCGGGCACGTACACGGCCCGCCCCGAGACCGGTCTCGACGACGCGGCCCGCATCATGTTCCGCTTCGGCCTGCGCGACCTCCCCATCATCGACGTCGACGACCGGTTGTGCGGGATCCTCTCGAATCTCGACATCGTGCGCTCGCACTTCGAGCGGGCGTCGCCGGCCAAGGCCGATACCCTCAAGCACCTGTTGAGCGAGCGCTACGGTCTGCCGTTCTCCTTCCACCGCGGCCGCGTGACCCTCGAGCGGCTCACGCCGACGCAGTGGAAGGTCTTCGAGGACGAGCTCGAGGGCCGTCGCTACGAGCTCGAGCGCGGGTTCGCCGAGCCCGTGCTCGTCGTGCAGAAGGGCGACGCCTGGATCCTCGTGGACGGACATCACCGTGCCCTCGCGGCCCGCGAGATGGGCCTCCCGCAGCTCCAGGCGTTCATCCTGACCTGCGACCAGCCCGAGGCGTTCGGACGGGTCGAGACCGGCTTCGAGCGCCTGGCCCGCGAGCACCACCTGCGCACGATCGACGACATCGAGATCGACCGATCGGCCCACCACCCCCTCATCGAGGTGACGACCCAGTTGATCCGGCGCTTCGAGGCGGGCGCCGCGCACGACGCCCCCTCCGCCCCGTGA
- a CDS encoding SIS domain-containing protein, translated as MSDLPGLDAYARSYLAEAREALRDDYVIAAMRRIVPIVLEARARGRHVFLFGNGGSASTASHFVTDLAKVARRGDAPAIRSLALTDNIPSVTAWANDRDYASIFSEQLRALGSAGDVAIAISGSGNSPNVLAAVAVASELGLRTIGLTGIGGGKLKDLVEVPVVVPSDSMQHVEDVHVSLLHLLTAYLRDEGPTSSR; from the coding sequence ATGAGCGATCTCCCCGGACTCGACGCCTACGCCCGGAGCTACCTGGCCGAGGCGCGGGAGGCCCTGCGCGACGACTACGTGATCGCCGCGATGCGGCGCATCGTGCCCATCGTGCTCGAGGCCCGCGCCCGCGGCCGGCACGTCTTCCTCTTCGGCAACGGGGGGAGCGCCTCGACCGCCTCGCACTTCGTGACGGATCTCGCCAAGGTCGCGCGCCGTGGCGACGCCCCCGCGATCCGGTCGCTCGCGCTCACCGACAACATCCCGAGCGTGACCGCCTGGGCGAACGACCGGGACTACGCCTCGATCTTCTCCGAGCAGCTGCGGGCCCTGGGGAGCGCGGGCGATGTCGCGATCGCGATCTCGGGCAGCGGCAATTCCCCGAACGTCCTCGCCGCGGTGGCGGTCGCTAGCGAGCTCGGCCTGCGCACGATCGGGCTGACCGGCATCGGCGGCGGGAAGCTGAAGGACCTGGTCGAAGTGCCGGTGGTGGTCCCGTCGGACAGCATGCAGCACGTCGAGGACGTCCACGTGAGCCTCCTCCACCTGTTGACCGCCTACCTGCGCGACGAGGGGCCGACCTCGTCCCGATGA
- a CDS encoding GHMP kinase yields the protein MIITRTPLRISFMGGGTDLPSFYRAYGGGAVVGAAIDRYIHVLVNEKFDRSIRVAYSRTENVERREDLQHELVREAMRIAGVSEAVEIHTVADIPGEGTGLGSSSSVTVGLLHALHAFMGRLKDPSELASEACRIEIDILGGTLGKQDQYIAAFGGIQHFEFRPDDSVGATPLPLSTADREALSDHLSLYYTGITRRAAGILKDQEARTAANEEALVRLRALVGPTRAAVLRADWAELGRLLDEGWQLKRGLSASISNPEIDAHFARAKAAGAFGGKVTGAGGGGFLLLVHPPERSREIAAALSPMPRLPVRITPEGSRILGVHR from the coding sequence GTGATCATCACCCGCACGCCGCTGCGGATCAGCTTCATGGGGGGCGGGACCGATCTCCCGTCGTTCTACCGGGCCTACGGTGGCGGCGCGGTCGTTGGCGCGGCGATCGATCGCTACATCCACGTCCTCGTGAACGAGAAGTTCGACCGTTCGATCCGGGTCGCCTACTCGCGAACGGAGAACGTCGAGCGGCGCGAGGACCTTCAGCACGAGCTCGTGCGCGAGGCGATGCGGATCGCCGGCGTCTCGGAGGCCGTCGAGATCCACACGGTCGCCGACATTCCGGGCGAGGGCACCGGTCTCGGCTCGTCCTCCAGCGTGACGGTCGGCCTCCTCCACGCGCTCCACGCCTTCATGGGCCGCCTCAAGGACCCCTCCGAGCTCGCGAGCGAGGCCTGCCGGATCGAGATCGACATCCTGGGTGGGACGCTGGGCAAGCAGGACCAGTACATCGCCGCGTTCGGTGGGATCCAGCACTTCGAGTTCCGGCCGGACGACTCCGTCGGCGCGACGCCCCTGCCCCTGTCGACGGCCGACCGCGAGGCGCTCAGCGACCACCTCTCGCTCTACTATACCGGCATCACGCGGCGGGCGGCGGGAATCCTGAAGGACCAGGAGGCCCGTACCGCCGCGAACGAGGAGGCGCTCGTGCGCCTGCGCGCGCTCGTCGGCCCGACGCGCGCCGCGGTCCTGCGAGCCGACTGGGCGGAGCTGGGACGCCTGCTCGACGAGGGCTGGCAGCTGAAGCGGGGGCTCTCCGCGTCGATCTCGAACCCCGAGATCGACGCGCACTTCGCGCGGGCGAAGGCGGCCGGCGCCTTCGGCGGCAAGGTCACCGGCGCGGGCGGCGGCGGCTTTCTCCTGCTCGTCCACCCGCCCGAACGCAGCCGTGAAATAGCGGCCGCCCTCTCTCCGATGCCGCGCCTCCCCGTGCGGATCACGCCGGAGGGCTCGCGGATCCTGGGCGTCCATCGATGA